Proteins co-encoded in one Haloarcula sp. DT43 genomic window:
- a CDS encoding SLC13 family permease, with product MLFVFAVIVAALALFATEALPVDVTAIGVMVALMLAEPATVLAVDLGLLAEPVYVLHQAGDGVSPLDRGLSGFASTATITVLAMFILSDGVQRTGIVQILGSKLAPLTGDSETRQLGATVGLVAPISGFINNTAAVAILLPMVTDIAHTGKLSPSKLLLPLSYASMFGGMLTLIGTSTNILASQLSAELIGRPFSMFEFTQLGIVVTVVGTVYLLTVGRYLVPSRIPVEEDLTEEFEMGEYLTEVVVRADSPLVGQTVGEGLATSEFDVDVVQLVREKRTFLEPLGQKSIRAGDVFAVRTDRDTLVDLLDVEGLDVIPEVEVDDAELETAHERKNLVEVVVAPGSSLIGETLVSTNFRQRYDATVLALRHGQDLYRQRMDHVKLRIGDTLLVQATPDSIDRLNRNNDFIVAQEVQRPDFRRSKIPVAVGIVAAVVGVAALTPVHIVISALGGALAMVLTGCLRPTELYDAVQWDVIFLLAGVIPLGIALQETGGADLLAELFVMGAGSVLTAGAGLAVVLGLMYLVTALLTNIISNNASVVLMIPVAIETARQLDANAFAFVLGVTFAASTAFMTPVGYQTNLLVYGPGGYRFTDYLRVGAPLQAVFAVVTTLGIAYFWGLAPA from the coding sequence ATGTTGTTCGTGTTCGCGGTCATCGTCGCCGCGCTGGCCCTGTTTGCGACGGAGGCGCTGCCGGTCGACGTGACCGCCATCGGCGTCATGGTCGCCCTGATGCTGGCCGAACCGGCGACGGTACTTGCGGTCGACCTCGGCCTGCTCGCCGAACCGGTGTACGTGTTACACCAGGCCGGCGACGGCGTCTCGCCGCTCGACCGCGGGCTCTCGGGCTTTGCCTCGACGGCGACGATAACGGTGCTCGCGATGTTCATCCTCTCCGACGGCGTCCAGCGGACCGGTATCGTCCAGATTCTGGGCTCGAAGCTCGCCCCGCTGACCGGAGACAGCGAGACGCGACAGCTGGGTGCGACCGTCGGCCTGGTCGCCCCCATCTCCGGGTTCATCAACAACACCGCCGCCGTCGCCATCCTCCTCCCGATGGTGACCGACATCGCGCACACGGGGAAGCTCTCCCCGTCGAAGCTCCTCCTGCCGCTGTCCTACGCCTCGATGTTCGGCGGGATGCTGACGCTCATCGGCACCTCGACGAACATCCTCGCCTCGCAGCTCTCCGCCGAACTCATCGGCCGCCCGTTCAGCATGTTCGAGTTCACCCAGCTCGGCATCGTCGTGACCGTCGTCGGCACCGTCTATCTCCTCACCGTCGGGCGGTATCTGGTCCCGTCGCGCATCCCGGTCGAGGAGGACCTCACCGAGGAGTTCGAGATGGGCGAGTACCTCACCGAGGTCGTCGTCCGCGCGGACTCCCCCCTGGTCGGCCAGACGGTCGGCGAGGGCCTCGCCACGTCGGAGTTCGACGTCGACGTCGTCCAGCTGGTCCGCGAGAAACGGACGTTCCTCGAACCGCTGGGCCAGAAGTCCATCCGGGCCGGCGACGTCTTCGCCGTCCGGACCGACCGGGACACCCTCGTCGACCTCCTCGACGTCGAGGGCCTGGACGTGATTCCGGAAGTCGAGGTCGACGACGCGGAACTGGAGACCGCACACGAGCGCAAGAACCTCGTCGAGGTCGTCGTCGCCCCCGGCTCCTCGCTCATCGGCGAGACGCTCGTCTCCACGAACTTCCGCCAGCGCTACGACGCGACCGTACTGGCGCTCCGACACGGCCAGGACCTCTACCGCCAGCGGATGGACCACGTCAAGCTCCGCATCGGCGACACGCTCCTCGTGCAGGCCACTCCCGACAGCATCGACCGCCTCAACCGCAACAACGACTTCATCGTCGCTCAGGAGGTCCAGCGGCCCGACTTCCGCCGGTCGAAGATTCCCGTCGCCGTCGGCATCGTCGCCGCCGTCGTCGGCGTCGCGGCGCTGACCCCGGTCCACATCGTCATTTCGGCGCTCGGCGGCGCGCTCGCGATGGTCCTCACCGGCTGCCTGCGCCCGACGGAGCTGTACGACGCCGTCCAGTGGGACGTCATCTTCCTGCTCGCCGGCGTCATCCCGCTGGGCATCGCCTTACAGGAGACCGGCGGCGCCGACCTCCTCGCCGAACTGTTCGTCATGGGGGCCGGCAGCGTCCTCACCGCCGGGGCCGGCCTCGCCGTCGTCCTCGGGCTGATGTACCTCGTCACGGCGTTGCTGACGAACATCATCTCGAACAACGCCTCCGTCGTTCTGATGATTCCCGTCGCCATCGAGACCGCCCGGCAACTGGACGCCAACGCCTTCGCGTTCGTCCTCGGCGTGACGTTCGCCGCCTCGACGGCGTTCATGACGCCGGTCGGCTACCAGACGAACCTCCTCGTCTACGGTCCCGGCGGCTACCGGTTCACCGACTATCTGCGGGTCGGCGCGCCGCTACAGGCCGTCTTCGCCGTCGTGACGACGCTCGGTATCGCGTACTTCTGGGGCCTCGCTCCCGCGTGA
- a CDS encoding DUF7854 family protein — protein sequence MDRISALRNIEEALADFEAGSKSLGDLERDVRGTLRTYATEFEGDLQAYRASGGAAVDGLVVLAPSETAARERVRDLVSDAGEFTVTAVE from the coding sequence ATGGACCGCATCTCCGCGCTCCGCAACATCGAGGAGGCGCTGGCCGACTTCGAGGCCGGGTCGAAGTCGCTCGGTGACCTCGAACGGGACGTTCGCGGGACGCTCCGGACCTACGCGACCGAGTTCGAGGGCGACCTGCAGGCATACCGGGCGAGCGGCGGGGCCGCCGTTGACGGGCTCGTGGTCCTCGCGCCGTCCGAGACAGCAGCCCGCGAACGCGTCCGGGACCTCGTTTCCGACGCCGGCGAGTTCACCGTCACGGCCGTCGAGTAG
- a CDS encoding minichromosome maintenance protein MCM, producing MATAENTELIDRFEEFYRNYYRNEIGELAQKYPNDQKSLYIDWDDLYRFDPDLADDYRTKPEQIQEYAEEALRLYDLPVDVSLGQAHVRVRNLPESEDIRDLRHEHHGNLVAVQGIIRKATDVRPKVIEAAFECQRCGTLTRIPQTAGDFQEPHDCQGCERQGPFRLNTDQSQFIDAQKLRVQESPEGLRGGETPQSIDVNIEDDITGHVTAGDHVRVTGVLKLDQRGNDNEKSPMFDIYMEGVSVEIEDEQFEDMDITDADKEKIFELSTESDIYDKMVGAIAPSIYGYEKEKLAMMLQLFSGVTKELPDGSRIRGDLHMLLIGDPGTGKSQMLSYIENIAPRSVYTSGKGSSSAGLTAAAVRDDFGDGQQWTLEAGALVLADQGIAAIDELDKMTPEDRSAMHEALEQQRISVSKAGINATLKSRCSLLGAANPKYGRFDQYEPIGEQIDLEPALISRFDLIFTVTDKPDEEADRNLAEHIIQTNYAGELNTHRTQNPTSNFSEEEVDTVTEEVAPTIEPDLLRKYVAYAKRNCFPTMTEEAKSRIEDFYVDLRLKGQDEDAPVPVTARKLEALVRLAEASARIRLSDTVDEADADRAVDIAHYCLKEIGVDPETGEFDADVVETGQSKTQRDRIQNIKGIISDIEDEYDEGAPADVVIERAEEVGIDESKAEHEIDKLKQKGEVYEPRTDHLRTT from the coding sequence ATGGCGACCGCCGAGAACACCGAACTCATCGACCGCTTCGAGGAGTTCTACCGCAACTACTACCGAAACGAAATCGGTGAGCTCGCCCAGAAATACCCCAACGACCAGAAGTCGCTGTACATCGACTGGGACGACCTCTATCGGTTCGACCCCGACCTGGCCGACGACTACCGCACGAAGCCCGAACAGATTCAGGAGTACGCCGAGGAGGCCCTCCGGCTGTACGACCTCCCGGTGGACGTCTCGCTCGGGCAGGCCCACGTCCGCGTCCGCAACCTCCCCGAGTCGGAGGACATCCGAGACCTGCGCCACGAACACCACGGCAACCTCGTCGCCGTCCAGGGCATCATCCGGAAGGCAACCGACGTCCGTCCGAAGGTCATCGAGGCGGCCTTCGAGTGCCAGCGCTGTGGCACGCTCACGCGCATCCCACAGACGGCCGGTGACTTCCAGGAGCCCCACGACTGCCAGGGTTGTGAACGGCAGGGCCCGTTCCGACTCAACACCGACCAGTCGCAGTTCATCGACGCCCAGAAGCTCCGCGTCCAGGAGTCCCCCGAGGGACTGCGCGGCGGGGAGACGCCCCAGTCCATCGACGTCAACATCGAGGACGACATCACGGGCCACGTCACCGCGGGCGACCACGTCCGCGTGACCGGGGTTCTCAAGCTCGACCAGCGCGGCAACGACAACGAGAAGTCCCCGATGTTCGACATCTACATGGAGGGCGTCAGCGTCGAAATCGAGGACGAGCAGTTCGAGGACATGGATATTACTGACGCGGATAAAGAGAAAATATTCGAACTCTCCACCGAATCCGACATCTACGACAAGATGGTCGGCGCTATCGCCCCCTCCATCTACGGCTACGAGAAGGAGAAGCTCGCGATGATGCTCCAGCTCTTCTCGGGGGTGACCAAAGAGCTTCCTGACGGATCTCGAATACGCGGGGACCTCCATATGTTGTTGATAGGAGACCCTGGAACCGGAAAATCTCAGATGTTATCATATATCGAGAATATCGCGCCCCGCTCCGTCTACACCTCCGGGAAAGGGTCGTCGAGCGCGGGGTTGACAGCCGCGGCCGTCCGCGACGACTTCGGCGACGGTCAGCAGTGGACGCTGGAAGCCGGCGCGCTCGTGCTGGCCGACCAGGGTATCGCCGCCATCGACGAACTGGACAAGATGACGCCGGAGGACCGGTCGGCGATGCACGAGGCGCTGGAACAACAGCGCATCAGTGTCTCGAAGGCCGGCATCAATGCGACGCTCAAGTCCCGTTGTTCGCTACTGGGCGCGGCCAACCCGAAGTACGGTCGCTTCGACCAGTACGAGCCCATCGGCGAGCAGATAGACCTCGAACCGGCGCTCATCTCCCGGTTCGACCTCATCTTCACCGTCACCGACAAGCCCGACGAGGAGGCCGACCGGAACCTCGCCGAGCACATCATCCAGACCAACTACGCCGGCGAACTCAACACTCACCGGACGCAGAACCCGACCTCGAACTTCAGCGAGGAGGAGGTCGACACGGTCACCGAGGAGGTTGCGCCGACCATCGAACCGGACCTGCTCCGGAAGTACGTCGCCTACGCCAAGCGCAACTGCTTCCCGACGATGACCGAGGAGGCGAAATCGCGCATCGAGGACTTCTACGTCGACCTGCGGCTCAAGGGACAGGACGAGGACGCGCCGGTCCCGGTCACCGCCCGGAAACTGGAGGCGCTGGTCCGACTGGCCGAGGCCTCTGCCCGGATTCGGCTGTCTGACACCGTCGACGAGGCCGACGCCGACCGGGCCGTCGACATCGCCCACTACTGCCTGAAGGAAATCGGAGTCGACCCCGAAACCGGCGAGTTCGACGCCGACGTGGTCGAGACGGGCCAGTCCAAGACCCAGCGCGACCGCATCCAGAACATCAAGGGCATCATCTCCGACATCGAGGACGAGTACGACGAGGGCGCGCCCGCCGACGTCGTCATCGAACGGGCCGAGGAAGTCGGCATCGACGAGTCCAAAGCCGAACACGAGATAGACAAACTGAAACAGAAAGGCGAGGTGTACGAGCCCCGCACCGACCACCTCCGGACGACCTGA